The window CGGCGGCGCCGACCGGCGCCAGACGCGGTTCCGTGCCGCGCTCGTCGCCGCGGAGGTCGCGCTCACCGTCGTGCTGCTCGCGGGCGCCGGCCTGCTGGTGCGCAGCCTCGCGAGCCTGTACGCCGTGAACCCCGGCCTCGAAGCGGACGGCGTGCTGACGTTCCGGCTCAGCCCGCCGTTCAACGGCTACGAAACCGATGCACGCGTCCACGCGCTCTACGACCGCGTGCTCGAGGGGATGGCCGCGCTGCCGGGCGTCGAGTCCGCCGGCGCGACCAACATCCTGCCGTTCAGCGGCGGATACTGGCGCTTCTCATTCCTGCCGGAGGGGCGGCCTGCTCCCGAGCGGCGCGAGGACACGCCCGGCGCGGAGATCCGCACCGCGACGCCCGCGCTGTTCGCCACGCTGCGCACGCCGGTGCTCCGCGGCCGCGGGATCGAGGAGCGCGACCGCGCGGGTGCGACGCCCGTCGTCGTCATCAACCAGGCGCTCGCCGACGCGTACTTCCCGGGCGAGGACCCGATCGGCAGGCGGATCCAGCTCCAGGACGGCGTGCGCGAGATCGTCGGCGTCGTCGCGGACGTCCGGCAGTTCGAGCTGGCGAAGCCGGCCGAGCCGGTGCTGTACATCCCCTTCGCGCAGGCGCCGTTCTGGCTGACGTCGAACGCGTACGTCGTCCTGCGTACGGCCGGCGACCCGATGGCGCTCGCGGCCGGCGCGCGCGCCGTCGTGCGCGAGCTCGACCCGCGCATCCCGGTGTCCGAGCCACGGAGCATGGACGACGTCATCGGCGCGACCGTCGCGACGCCGCGCTTCCGCACCACGCTCCTCTCCCTCTTCGCCGCCCTCGCCTTCACGCTCGCCGCGATCGGGATCTACGGCGTCGTCGCGTACGGCGTCGCCGAACGCAGGCGCGAGATCGGCATCCGCATGGCCCTCGGCGCACGCGCGGGCGAGGTCCTCGGCATGGTCGTGCGGCAGGGGCTGCGGCCCGTGCTCGTCGGGACGGCGCTGGGCCTGCCCGGCGCACTCGCGGCCGGCCGGCTGCTCCGGAGCATGCTGTTCGGCATCGGCCCGACCGACCCCGTCACCTTCCTCGGCGTGCCGCTGCTGGTCGGCCTCGTCGCTGTGCTGGCGAGCGCGCTGCCCGCCCGCCGCGCGGCGCGGATGGACCCGGTCAGCGCGCTGCGCGCGGAGTAGGGCGGTAAGCCCGGTCACGCGCGCGGCGAGCTCAGCGCTGGAGCGAGTCGAGGCGCGCGGCGCGGTCCGAGATCCTGTCCGCGGCGTCGAGCGCACGTTGCACGGCGCCGGCGCCCGGCAGCGCGGACGCTCCGATGATGCTGTCGCGCTGCTGCTGCGTGAGGGGTTCGCGGGCGGGCGAGTCGGGTGCGCCGTCGGCCGGCGTGCCGCCGCCGCACGCGGCGAGGGCGAGGAGCGCGAGGGGTACGAGAAAGCGTGCGAGCATGCCGGCCTCCCGTCCGGATGCGTGGCTCCGGGGTTCCCAATTCTAAGCGGGCTCCCCTGCGGACGGAACCCTCCCGCCTTGCCAGACCCGCCGTTCGCACAATAACTTGCGCGACAGATCAAAGGCTTCCGTACCTGGCGGGGTCGCCCGCGACGGCTGTCCACGCGCGGACGGCCCCGCTTCGCGCCTGCCCAGCCCGCACGGAGTGCGAACGACGTGAATCGAATGGGTCGGCGGCTGCCGACAGCTCTGGGGGCCGTCCTCGTCACGGCGGCGTGCGGCTCACGGACCCCGGCCGCGGCGCCGGCGCCCGTGCGCCCGGCCACGGGCGGCGGCCCTGATGCCGCGACGATCTCCGCGGAAGCACGGCGGCGGCCGTACACCGTCGAGGACGTGCGCTTCATGCAGCACATGATCGTCCACCACGCCCAGGCGCTGGCGATGACCGCGCTGGTCCCCGAGCGGACACAGAGCGAGGCCATTCGCTTCCTCGCCGAGCGGATCGAGGTCTCGCAACGGGACGAGATCGCCCTGATGCAGCAGTGGCTGCGGGAGCGCGGCGAGCACGTGCCGGAGGTCGGCGCCGACGGCACCGTGCACGGGGCCGCGCACGGCGAGGCGGCCATGCCGGGGATGTTGACCGCGGAGGAGCTGGCGCGGTTGGAGCAAGCGCGGGGCGAGGAGTTCGACCGGTTGTTCCTCGAGCTGATGATCCGCCACCACGAAGGCGCGCTCGTGATGGTCGGTGAGCTGTTCGCCGCTCCCGGTGCGGGGCAGGACCCGGAGGTCTTCCGCCTGGCGATGGACGTGGATGCGGACCAGCGGGCGGAGATCCGCCGGATGCAGGCGATGCTGCAGCAGTGAGGAGCGAGAGCGGCGGGCGCCGCCCCTTCACGCAGTGTTCGCCCCTCGAGCCCTGTGACGTTGGACCAGGAGAGGTCGCGATCATGAGAACGAGAAAGCTGACCGTGTTGGCGCTGTCTCTGACCACTGCGGTGGGGGCGTGCGCGGCAGGGGCGAGCGGGCCCGAGGCGCCGGCGCCGGCCCGTACGGCGGCGGGCGCGGACCCGCGTGTGGGGCTGCGCGGGGGGTGGTTGGACGCGGAGTCGGCGGCGAGGAACCTGGTGCACCTCGCGCACCGTCCTCCGTCGGAGGGTTTCTTCAACCCGCGCGATCCGGGCGACTTCGCGTTCGCGCACTCCGACCTGGCGTTCCAGGGCAACTTGGTGTTCCAGGGCAGTTACCACGGGGTCCAGGTCTGGGACATCTCGGATCCGCGGAACCCGCGGTTGCGGGCGAAGTTGGTGTGCCCCGGCGGGCAGGGTGACGTCTCGGTGTACGGGAACCTGCTGTTCGTGTCGGTGGAAGAGCCGCGTGGGCGGGTGGACTGCGGGACGCAAGGCGTCGCTCAGCAGGTCAGTCCCGAGCGGTTCATGGGCGTCCGGATCTTCGACATCACCGACCTGGACAACCCGCGGCAGGTCGCGGCGATCCAGACGTGCCGGGGCTCGCACACCCACACGCTCGTCACGGAGCCGAACGACTCCGACCACATCTACGTCTATGTGCAGGGCATCAGCCGGGTTCGCCCTGCGGAGGAGCTGCCGGGCTGCTCCGGGCTTCCGCCGGAGCAGGACCCGAACACCTCGTACTTCCGCATCGAGGTCATCCGCGTGCCGCTGGCCGCCCCGGAGAGGGCGGAGATCGTGAACGAGCCGCGCATCTTCGCGGATGCGGCTACGGGCACGATCGCGGGGCTCTGGCCCGGCGGCGACCACGGCCCGGGCACGCAGCGGACCGAGCGCACGGACCAGTGCCACGACATCACGGCCTACCCGGCCATCGGCCTCGCCGCGGGTGCGTGCTCCGGCAACGGCATCCTGCTGGACATCCGCGACCCGGCGAACCCCAAGCGGATCTCCGAGGTCATCGACCCGAACTTCGCCTACTGGCACTCGGCGACCTTCAACAACGACGGCACGAAGGTCGTGTTCACGGACGAGTGGGGCGGCGGCGTCGCGCCGCGGTGCCGCGCCACCGACCGGCCCGAGTGGGGCGCCAACGCGATCTTCCGGCTGGAGAACGGCAGGCTCGCCGAGCGGCCGGCCGGCTACTTCAAGGTCCCGGCCCCGCAGTCGGACGTGGAGAACTGCGTGGCGCACAACGGGTCGCTCATCCCCGTGCCCGGCCGCGACATCATGGTCCAGGCCTGGTACCAGGGCGGCGTCTCGGTCTTCGACTTCACGGACCCGGCGAACCCGGTCGAGATC of the bacterium genome contains:
- a CDS encoding DUF305 domain-containing protein gives rise to the protein MGRRLPTALGAVLVTAACGSRTPAAAPAPVRPATGGGPDAATISAEARRRPYTVEDVRFMQHMIVHHAQALAMTALVPERTQSEAIRFLAERIEVSQRDEIALMQQWLRERGEHVPEVGADGTVHGAAHGEAAMPGMLTAEELARLEQARGEEFDRLFLELMIRHHEGALVMVGELFAAPGAGQDPEVFRLAMDVDADQRAEIRRMQAMLQQ